One segment of Glandiceps talaboti chromosome 21, keGlaTala1.1, whole genome shotgun sequence DNA contains the following:
- the LOC144451714 gene encoding type-1 angiotensin II receptor-associated protein-like translates to MASNEEGRVNFSEPQAGHKADPVIPYIPQVPLVVIVLVHFTLTVFACQASVGGMWISYSYAYTNFFVLAVGCWAIGQFQPPIACLTFLVSMILSIIIDMELMIVYYPRAEKFYNNAYSDMKSELVFSLVMAIFNIILKVPSCLCIYNHLKLRGGIFIMGFLAEKGFIQSVPSTRQHNDAEIGNKPTVSATSDVMVQPPLPPNFDNPNYDA, encoded by the exons ATGGCATCTAATGAAGAAGGCAGAGTGAACTTTTCAGAGCCTCAGGCTGGTCATAAAGCCGACCCAGTAATTCCATATATACCACAGGTGCCTTTAGTG GTGATCGTACTGGTACATTTCACACTGACGGTATT TGCATGTCAAGCAAGTGTTGGAGGTATGTGGATTTCCTACTCCTATGCATATACTAACTTCTTTGTATTGGCCGTGGGGTGTTGGGCTATTGGACAATTCCAGCCACCAATAGCTTGTCTCACG ttCCTGGTGTCGATGATACTCAGTATTATAATTGATATGGAATTAATGATCGTATATTACCCACGTGCTGAAAAATTTTACAACAACGCGTACTCTGATATGAAATCAGAACTGGTATTTAGTCTTGTAATGGCTATCTTCAACATCATTCTGAAAGTCCCAAGTTGTCTTTGTATCTACAACCATCTTAAGCTACGTGGTGGCATTTTCATCATGGGTTTCTTAGCAGAGAAGGGTTTCATACAATCCGTGCCGTCAACACGACAACACAACGATGCAGAGATTGGAAACAAACCAACTGTATCAGCCACATCTGATGTCATGGTGcaaccaccactaccaccaaaTTTCGACAACCCGAACTACGATGCTTAG
- the LOC144451335 gene encoding type-1 angiotensin II receptor-associated protein-like, with protein sequence MAGCNVPLWPFILAHIWLSVTGFQAAQSGHWVTHSYAWMNFTIVALGCWTVGQKEMKENCLMLVISLILGFIFDIVFIAIYYRGFGCNKTTNTFFGNCNGHSEYLWSYIMAIINCILKIVTLIFAICEYKNRGGDIPKVKASVSVG encoded by the exons ATGGCTGGATGTAACGTTCCTCTCTGG CCTTTCATTCTGGCCCACATATGGCTTTCTGTGAC AGGTTTCCAGGCTGCACAATCCGGTCACTGGGTTACCCATTCATATGCATGGATGAATTTCACAATTGTTGCACTAGGATGTTGGACAGTAGGACAAAAAGAAATGAAGGAAAACTGTCTCATG CTGGTCATTTCCCTGATCCTTGGTTTCATCTTTGATATTGTCTTCATTGCCATTTATTATCGTGGGTTTGGTTGCAATAAGACTACCAATACCTTCTTCGGCAACTGTAACGGCCATAGCGAGTATTTATGGAGTTACATTATGGCCATTATCAACTGTATTCTCAAGATCGTTACTCTCATATTTGCGATCTGTGAGTACAAGAACCGAGGTGGTGATATACCCAAGGTGAAGGCTTCAGTGTCAGTCGGTTAA